Proteins encoded by one window of Thermobaculum terrenum ATCC BAA-798:
- the fabF gene encoding beta-ketoacyl-ACP synthase II, translating to MFDRRVVVTGLGAITPVGNNLEDTWKALVEGRSGISYVTRYDLGDIPVKIGGEVKGFDPASVVDPKEARYMSRATVFAIAAADEAIKQAGLQITPENAERVGIYMGSGAGGIELLLEQQKVLEQKGPRRVSPYLMPNFIVDSASGHMAIRYGAQGPNMAPVSACATGGHSVGEAYETIRRGDADVMIAGGTEGGSHLPIMFAGFSVIKALANDDPPEKACKPFDLNRSGFVLSEGAAVLVLEELEHALSRGAKPLAEIIGYGTGNDAFHMASQPEGGAGAARVMRMAIRKANIAPEEVDYINAHGTGTQINDKGETAAIKEVFGDHAYKLAISSIKSMIGHTMGAAGAIEAVACVKTIIEGCIPPTINYETPDPECDLDYVPNTARSADVRVALSNSLGLGGHNSCLIFRKFE from the coding sequence TTGTTTGATAGAAGGGTAGTAGTAACAGGACTAGGAGCGATAACACCTGTAGGCAACAATTTAGAAGATACATGGAAAGCCTTAGTAGAAGGCAGATCGGGAATCTCTTATGTAACCAGATACGACCTGGGCGATATCCCAGTCAAGATAGGTGGGGAAGTAAAGGGCTTTGATCCTGCATCGGTAGTAGATCCCAAGGAAGCTCGTTACATGTCCAGAGCTACTGTTTTCGCAATAGCTGCAGCAGACGAAGCCATAAAGCAGGCAGGGCTGCAGATTACTCCAGAAAACGCCGAACGTGTAGGCATTTATATGGGTAGTGGTGCAGGTGGTATAGAATTGCTCCTGGAGCAGCAAAAGGTCTTAGAACAGAAAGGTCCCAGAAGGGTTAGCCCATACCTGATGCCCAACTTCATTGTGGACTCTGCCAGCGGCCACATGGCAATAAGGTACGGAGCTCAAGGACCTAATATGGCTCCAGTATCCGCCTGTGCAACCGGAGGCCACTCCGTGGGTGAGGCCTACGAGACAATCAGGCGAGGAGATGCTGATGTCATGATAGCCGGAGGTACTGAGGGCGGTAGTCACCTACCAATTATGTTTGCCGGCTTTAGCGTGATCAAAGCGTTAGCTAACGATGATCCTCCAGAGAAGGCATGTAAACCATTCGACCTCAACAGATCGGGCTTCGTGCTATCCGAAGGAGCGGCAGTGCTAGTACTTGAGGAGCTGGAGCATGCTCTATCAAGAGGTGCCAAGCCTCTGGCTGAGATAATAGGCTATGGCACTGGAAACGACGCTTTCCATATGGCAAGCCAGCCCGAGGGCGGAGCGGGCGCAGCCAGGGTAATGCGCATGGCAATTCGTAAGGCCAACATAGCTCCTGAAGAAGTCGACTATATCAACGCCCATGGGACAGGCACTCAGATAAACGACAAAGGGGAAACCGCAGCCATTAAGGAGGTGTTTGGCGACCACGCTTATAAGCTCGCTATCAGCTCCATCAAATCCATGATAGGGCATACCATGGGAGCGGCAGGCGCAATAGAAGCAGTAGCATGCGTCAAGACTATCATCGAAGGGTGTATCCCCCCTACAATAAATTATGAGACACCGGATCCCGAATGTGATCTTGATTATGTCCCCAACACAGCAAGATCTGCTGATGTAAGGGTAGCACTATCTAACTCCCTAGGGTTGGGAGGTCATAATTCCTGTCTTATCTTTCGAAAGTTCGAGTAG
- the fabD gene encoding ACP S-malonyltransferase, translated as MKLLDPAVIGTIIGMSSRRIALVFPGQGSQYVGMGKALHDASEAAREVFKRADEILGFRLSHLCFSGPEEDLQDTINAQPAIFTVSLATLAAIKEKLHEAGVKLNPSFVAGHSLGEYTALVAANVIDFEDGLRLVRERGRLMKEEGEKIPGGMAAVIGLDEEVIQRACEEASSEGIVGIANSNSPGQIVISGELKALHRAMELLQQQGAKKVIKLPISIASHSPVMQRAAAQFAEIVSHMKLRDPQIPIVANVTGQILTNVEDIRRELSHHITGPVQWTKSIREMLSHGTNGFIELGPKRVLTGLIQRISPGVDTISTDS; from the coding sequence ATGAAACTACTAGACCCCGCTGTAATAGGTACTATTATCGGCATGTCATCCAGGAGGATAGCCCTCGTCTTCCCTGGTCAAGGCTCCCAGTACGTAGGTATGGGCAAGGCCCTACACGACGCCTCCGAGGCAGCTAGAGAAGTCTTCAAAAGGGCTGATGAGATACTGGGGTTCCGGCTCTCACATCTTTGTTTCTCAGGACCAGAGGAAGACCTACAGGACACGATCAACGCGCAGCCAGCGATATTCACTGTCAGTTTGGCAACTCTTGCGGCGATAAAAGAAAAATTACACGAAGCAGGCGTAAAGCTGAATCCATCGTTCGTAGCTGGTCACAGCCTAGGAGAGTACACAGCGTTGGTAGCAGCCAACGTTATAGACTTCGAGGATGGTCTGCGCCTCGTCCGTGAGAGAGGAAGACTAATGAAAGAGGAGGGCGAGAAGATCCCAGGCGGGATGGCAGCCGTTATTGGCCTTGATGAAGAGGTCATCCAAAGAGCATGTGAAGAAGCATCAAGTGAGGGGATAGTAGGTATTGCCAACTCAAACTCGCCGGGGCAGATAGTGATCTCAGGGGAGCTAAAGGCGCTGCACAGAGCTATGGAACTCCTGCAACAACAGGGGGCCAAGAAAGTGATCAAACTCCCTATAAGCATAGCCTCCCACTCACCGGTCATGCAGCGTGCAGCTGCCCAATTTGCTGAGATCGTGAGTCATATGAAGCTTCGAGATCCACAGATCCCCATAGTCGCTAACGTGACTGGTCAGATATTGACTAATGTAGAGGACATAAGACGAGAACTATCTCATCATATAACTGGTCCAGTACAGTGGACGAAGAGCATTCGGGAAATGCTATCACATGGTACAAATGGCTTCATTGAGCTGGGGCCCAAGAGAGTCCTAACTGGACTCATCCAGAGGATAAGCCCCGGCGTAGATACCATCAGTACCGATTCCTAG
- a CDS encoding hemolysin family protein has product MSGSLWLSGLVGVCLFCLLVFSSMADAALRALNQVRLRALIEQGFGRAEAMDRLLEYPHRITATTLIINTFALAGLSALTAILALQLSNNGAQWWLITLTIIVLALFVLIFGQLVPRSLAIRRPERTALRITRMLSVAYFFISPIARVAEWVTNTFLGIFGVKDMPRNPFITEDDLRMLVNAGEEEGVIEQEERDMIAGILRFGDIAAHEVMVPRPDIVAVDVNTDLRTALDLALEKGHSRLPVYEESLDNVVGIVYLKDLARAIVSSSNVSLRDLARPAVFIPESKRLGELLQEFQSSKVHMAIVVDEYGGTAGLITIEDILEEIVGEIQDEYDVELPDIEKISEDEWIIRAKIDLDDVNELLGIHLPAEEYDTLGGFITAQLERLPVPGDEVEVEGVLMKVLDIEKRRVGRVLVKRLPVPTTSENQEEADES; this is encoded by the coding sequence GTGAGCGGCTCATTATGGCTTTCTGGCCTAGTGGGTGTGTGTTTGTTCTGCCTACTTGTGTTTTCATCTATGGCTGATGCAGCATTGCGCGCGCTAAACCAGGTAAGGTTAAGGGCGCTGATCGAGCAGGGCTTCGGTAGAGCAGAGGCTATGGATAGGCTGCTGGAGTATCCGCATAGGATCACAGCAACGACCCTCATAATCAACACTTTTGCATTGGCGGGATTATCAGCCCTCACGGCTATCCTCGCGCTTCAGTTGTCAAACAATGGTGCTCAGTGGTGGTTGATAACTCTTACTATTATCGTGCTAGCTCTCTTTGTGCTTATCTTTGGTCAGCTTGTCCCTAGATCTCTAGCTATTAGAAGACCTGAGAGGACAGCTCTGCGTATCACCCGTATGCTGAGTGTAGCGTATTTCTTCATAAGCCCGATTGCACGAGTAGCAGAGTGGGTGACCAATACCTTTCTGGGTATCTTCGGTGTAAAGGATATGCCTCGCAACCCATTCATCACTGAAGATGACCTGCGTATGCTGGTGAATGCGGGTGAAGAGGAAGGCGTGATAGAGCAGGAAGAACGCGATATGATAGCTGGTATCCTGAGGTTCGGGGATATAGCTGCCCATGAGGTGATGGTTCCAAGGCCAGATATAGTAGCTGTGGACGTCAATACAGATCTCAGGACGGCGCTTGACCTTGCGTTGGAGAAGGGCCACTCTCGACTACCAGTTTACGAGGAGAGTCTCGACAATGTGGTGGGCATAGTATATCTGAAGGACTTGGCAAGGGCGATTGTATCCTCTAGCAACGTGAGTCTCCGCGACTTGGCCAGGCCAGCCGTGTTTATCCCTGAGAGCAAGAGGCTGGGTGAGCTATTGCAGGAATTTCAGAGCAGCAAGGTACACATGGCGATCGTGGTGGATGAGTACGGTGGTACCGCGGGGCTAATTACTATAGAAGATATTCTTGAGGAGATAGTGGGTGAGATACAGGATGAGTATGATGTCGAGCTTCCAGATATAGAGAAGATATCTGAGGATGAATGGATAATCCGGGCGAAGATCGATCTGGATGATGTTAATGAGCTATTAGGGATCCATCTGCCGGCAGAAGAGTACGACACGCTTGGAGGTTTTATTACTGCCCAGCTCGAGAGACTGCCAGTGCCCGGTGATGAGGTGGAAGTGGAAGGCGTACTGATGAAGGTGCTTGATATAGAGAAGAGAAGGGTGGGGAGGGTACTCGTGAAGAGGCTGCCAGTGCCTACCACCTCCGAAAACCAGGAAGAAGCTGATGAGTCTTAA
- a CDS encoding ribose-phosphate diphosphokinase codes for MNRLRIFTGNANRKLACDIARNLDIEIGDALVTTFKNGETRVRLEENVRGCDVFIIQSTSMPVDHHIMELLLMIDAARRASASRITAVIPYYGYAKQEKKTTGREPISAKLVANIIMQAGADRVLAVDLHAPAIEGFFDIPVDHLRAAPLLVDYYKRNPLPDAVVVSPDPGGVLRANDFRFRLGVPLAIIAKQRPRPDTAEVLDMVGDVQGKNAIIVDDLIGTGGTLAKAADMLLSRGAKSVHAVATHAAFVGSPAAEEVKKILEGNTIEKIVVTDTIYIPPEEVDSKIEIVSVASLLAEAIMRIHKDLSVSELFR; via the coding sequence ATGAATCGCTTGCGCATCTTTACTGGTAATGCAAACAGGAAGCTGGCCTGCGATATCGCCCGCAACCTCGATATAGAGATCGGAGATGCGCTTGTAACCACCTTCAAAAATGGTGAAACGAGGGTAAGGCTTGAGGAGAACGTCCGAGGGTGCGACGTATTTATAATCCAGAGTACCTCAATGCCTGTCGATCACCATATTATGGAACTCCTGCTGATGATAGATGCTGCTCGCAGGGCATCCGCAAGCAGGATCACCGCAGTCATCCCATACTATGGTTACGCCAAGCAAGAGAAGAAGACTACTGGTCGCGAGCCCATATCCGCTAAGTTAGTGGCTAACATCATCATGCAAGCTGGGGCGGATAGAGTTTTGGCAGTAGATCTGCATGCGCCCGCAATAGAGGGTTTCTTCGATATTCCAGTGGACCACTTGCGTGCTGCTCCGTTGCTGGTCGACTATTACAAGAGAAATCCTCTCCCCGATGCTGTAGTGGTGTCTCCAGATCCTGGTGGGGTGCTGAGGGCTAATGATTTCAGGTTCAGGCTTGGTGTGCCCCTTGCGATAATCGCTAAGCAACGTCCTAGGCCCGACACCGCCGAAGTGCTAGATATGGTGGGGGATGTGCAGGGCAAGAATGCCATTATCGTGGACGATCTAATCGGTACTGGTGGTACCTTGGCAAAGGCTGCCGATATGCTCCTTTCTAGAGGCGCCAAGTCGGTGCATGCTGTTGCCACCCATGCAGCTTTTGTAGGATCACCAGCTGCCGAGGAGGTGAAGAAGATCCTAGAAGGCAATACTATAGAGAAGATAGTAGTGACTGATACGATATACATACCGCCAGAGGAAGTTGATTCCAAGATCGAGATAGTATCGGTAGCATCTCTGCTGGCAGAGGCTATCATGAGGATTCACAAAGATCTCTCTGTCAGCGAGCTATTTCGATAA
- the glmU gene encoding bifunctional UDP-N-acetylglucosamine diphosphorylase/glucosamine-1-phosphate N-acetyltransferase GlmU, protein MPESLGIVILAAGQGTRMKGHIHKVLHTVAGIPMIEHVLRSALQLEPSKLAVVLGHNADQVADVIKRKYQVDFVLQDPPRGTGDAVRVSRPAMDGVEHVMVLYGDTPLIRPETLRRLIDHHIAESPRVTILIGETHDPGRVLMDERGRVIAVVEEKQATEEQLKIRERNSGVAVFQADWMWEHLESLQPSPVSGEYQLTDLVNIAVREDIGGHWSAYTPETASQEISEPVDTKWPVQYVVVEDPSEAMGINNRLQLAIAEKIMRQRILESLMLSGVTVTDPESTYVDVDVRVDVDAVLLPGTHLTGKTKVSRGAVVGPYSFIRDSYLDEDCRVQMSVVEESYVGVKSDVGPFSHLRPGTRVEAGVHIGNFVETKNTVLHAGVKCGHVSYLGDAEVGEEANIGAGTITANYDGVNKNPTKIGRRAFIGVDTMLIAPVEVGEGAKTGAGAVVTKDVPAGKLVVGVPARQVPQHARKDEASEELEDEK, encoded by the coding sequence TTGCCCGAATCATTAGGCATCGTCATCCTTGCTGCTGGTCAGGGCACTAGGATGAAGGGGCACATTCACAAGGTGCTACATACTGTAGCCGGCATCCCCATGATCGAGCATGTGCTTCGCAGCGCCCTCCAGTTAGAACCCTCCAAATTAGCAGTTGTGTTGGGACACAACGCAGATCAGGTAGCTGATGTGATAAAGCGCAAGTATCAAGTAGATTTTGTGCTCCAAGATCCCCCTCGAGGCACAGGCGATGCCGTGAGAGTTAGCAGGCCAGCGATGGATGGCGTGGAGCATGTAATGGTACTGTATGGAGACACTCCCCTTATCAGGCCAGAGACGCTGCGTAGACTGATCGATCACCACATTGCTGAAAGCCCAAGAGTTACGATCTTGATCGGTGAGACGCATGATCCCGGTAGGGTGCTGATGGATGAGCGGGGTAGAGTGATTGCTGTTGTGGAAGAAAAGCAAGCTACAGAAGAGCAACTCAAGATAAGGGAGCGCAATAGCGGTGTAGCAGTGTTTCAAGCAGACTGGATGTGGGAGCACCTTGAGAGCCTCCAGCCTTCCCCTGTATCAGGCGAGTACCAACTTACTGATTTGGTAAATATAGCCGTACGAGAGGATATAGGTGGACATTGGAGTGCATACACTCCCGAGACAGCTTCTCAAGAGATCTCTGAACCTGTAGATACCAAATGGCCCGTGCAGTACGTGGTAGTCGAGGATCCCAGCGAGGCCATGGGGATCAACAACCGACTGCAACTGGCGATTGCAGAGAAGATTATGAGGCAGCGTATACTTGAGTCTCTCATGCTCTCAGGTGTAACTGTGACCGATCCTGAGAGTACATACGTAGATGTGGATGTACGGGTAGATGTAGATGCGGTCTTGTTACCAGGAACCCATCTTACTGGTAAGACAAAGGTGTCTAGAGGAGCCGTGGTTGGTCCTTATTCGTTTATAAGGGACTCTTATTTGGATGAGGACTGCAGAGTACAGATGTCAGTGGTGGAGGAATCGTACGTTGGTGTGAAGTCGGATGTAGGCCCGTTCTCGCATCTGAGGCCTGGAACGCGTGTGGAAGCTGGCGTCCATATAGGCAACTTTGTGGAGACGAAGAACACGGTGCTTCATGCCGGGGTCAAGTGTGGTCACGTTAGCTACCTTGGGGATGCCGAGGTTGGTGAGGAGGCTAACATTGGCGCAGGAACGATTACTGCTAACTACGACGGTGTGAACAAGAACCCTACAAAGATTGGTAGAAGGGCATTCATAGGTGTCGACACTATGCTCATAGCGCCTGTAGAGGTGGGAGAAGGTGCTAAGACAGGAGCTGGAGCAGTTGTCACCAAGGATGTACCTGCTGGCAAGCTCGTGGTAGGTGTACCTGCTAGACAAGTACCTCAACATGCTCGCAAAGATGAGGCTTCAGAAGAACTGGAGGATGAGAAATAG